From a region of the Effusibacillus pohliae DSM 22757 genome:
- a CDS encoding CvpA family protein: MTITDIALLGILLFFVWNGYMTGFVLQVVRFVGGFVAFWAAKTYSPPIAAWLKSVLGQPGGAFPGDPIGYTGIGGGFAGTLLQDGYGILAFVLVFAAGLLLTQLAGRVVDLVVSLPGLSFVNRVAGLVAGLLIGFLILVVAVNVAYVLPIPNLHTALEGSQVASALLHAGLSKMLFAK, encoded by the coding sequence GTGACGATCACTGATATCGCGCTGCTCGGAATCCTGCTGTTTTTTGTCTGGAACGGCTATATGACAGGCTTCGTGCTGCAGGTGGTACGGTTTGTCGGAGGGTTTGTCGCGTTTTGGGCTGCCAAAACGTACAGTCCTCCGATCGCGGCCTGGCTCAAAAGCGTGTTGGGCCAGCCCGGCGGAGCTTTTCCGGGAGACCCTATCGGATACACCGGCATTGGCGGCGGATTTGCCGGTACTCTGCTGCAGGACGGATACGGCATACTCGCCTTTGTCCTTGTATTTGCCGCCGGTTTGTTGTTGACCCAGCTGGCGGGGCGGGTCGTTGACCTTGTCGTTTCCCTGCCGGGACTTTCCTTTGTGAACCGGGTGGCGGGATTGGTTGCAGGTTTGCTGATCGGATTTCTGATTTTGGTCGTGGCGGTCAATGTGGCCTACGTTCTGCCCATCCCCAATCTGCACACTGCACTCGAAGGCTCACAGGTTGCGTCCGCCCTGTTGCATGCGGGGTTGAGCAAGATGCTGTTTGCAAAGTAA